Proteins found in one Lonchura striata isolate bLonStr1 chromosome 25, bLonStr1.mat, whole genome shotgun sequence genomic segment:
- the MED1 gene encoding mediator of RNA polymerase II transcription subunit 1 isoform X1, with the protein MKAAPGSAEEAEKLNKMSSLLERLHAKYSQNRPWTETIKLVRQVMEKRVVLNSGGHQHLVSCLETLQKALKVSSLPAMTDRLESIARQSGLGSHLSANGTECYITSDMFYVEVQLDPAGLLCDVKVAHHGENPVSCPELVQHLREKNFDEFSKHLRGLVNLYKLPGDNKLKTKMYLALQSLELDLQKMAGMYWQATNANPLDKILHGSVGYLTPRSGGLLMNLKYYVSPYDLFEDGTGAPVVLHENSVPRSLGMNVSVTVEGTMAMHKLPIAPLIMGSHPVDSKGTPSFSSITSANSVDLPACFFLKFPRPIPVSRAFIQKLQSCTGIPLFDTAPTFVPLYELITQFELSKEADPLPLNHNMRFYAALPGQQHCYFLNKDAPLPDGRSLQGTLISKIAFQHPGRVPLILNLIRHQVAYNTLIGSCVKRTVLKEDSPGILQFEVCPLSDSCFSVSFQHPVNDSLVCVVMDVQDSSHVNCKLYKGLSDALICTDDFIAKVVQRCMSIPVTMRAIRRKAETIQADTPALSLIAETVEDMVKKNLPPASSPGYGMTTGSNPMSGTTTPTNTFPGGPITTLFNMSISMKERHDSVGHGEDFSKVSQNPILTSLLQITGNVGSTIGSSPTPPHHTPPPVSSPASNTKNHPMLMNLLKENPPQDFSTLYGSSPLERQNSSSGSPRMEMGPGGNKQKKKKSRMPADKPKHQTEDDFQRELFSMDVDSQNPIFDVNMTADTLDTPHITPAPSQCSTPPATYPQALPHAQPSIQRMVRLSSSDSIGPDVTDILSDIAEEASKLPTSTEDCPPIGTPVRDSSSSGHSQSALFDPDVFQTNSSENPYTDPADLIADAAVSPNSDSSNHFFPDGVDFNPDLLNSQSQSGFGEEYFDESSQSGDTDDFKGYGPQALTNLGVQVLGADGGENKFKGSAPSDTVDFSIIAAASKALGSSDIMEHHSGGQSPLLNTGDLGKEKSQKRVKEGNGSGSAMAGAGIDGKPGKRSRTPSSDGKSKEKLPKRKKQETDGKSPSHSSSNRPFTPPASTGGSKSPGSSGRSQTPPGVATPPIPKITIQIPKGTVTVGKPSSHGQYTSSGSVTSSSSKSHHSHSSSSSSSSSSSTSGKIKSKSEGSSGSKMSSSLYSSQGGSGSGQSKGSAQSVGKPGSSPITKHGLSTGSGSTKMKPQGKPSSLMNPSMSKPNISPSHSRPSGGSDKLASPMKPVPGTPPSSKAKSPIGSGSGGSHMSGAGSSSSMKSSSGMGSSGSMSQKPPPSSNSSTASSSSFSSSGSSMSSSQNQHGSSKGKSPSRNKKPSLTAVIDKLKHGVVTSGPGGDDPMDGQMGPSSNSSSHTMSSKHNMSGGEFQGKREKSDKEKSKVSVSGGSVDSSKKNSDSKNVGSTGVAKIIISKHDGGSPSIKAKVTLQKPGEGGGDGLRPQMASSKSYGSPLISGSTPKHERCSPSHSKSPAYTPQNIDSESESGSSIAEKSYQNSPSSDDGIRPLPEYSAEKHKKHKKEKKKVKDKDRDRERERDKDRDKKKSHGVKPESWSKSPISADQSLSMASNAILSAERPSRASPEFLIGEEDDDLMDVALIGN; encoded by the exons ATGAAGGCCGCGCCCGGCAGCGCCGAGG AGGCAGAGAAGCTGAACAAGATGAGCTCCCTCCTGGAGAGGCTCCACGCCAAGTACAGCCAGAACCGGCCCTGGACAGAAACCATCAAGTTGGTCAGACAGGTCATG GAAAAGCGTGTGGTGCTGAACTCGGGGGGACACCAGCACCTGGTGAGCTGCTTGGAGACACTGCAGAAGGCCCTGAAAG TGTCGTCTCTGCCTGCCATGACCGATCGCTTGGAGTCCATCGCCAGGCAGAGCGG CCTGGGGTCCCACCTGAGTGCGAACGGCACCGAGTGCTACATCACCTCAGACATGTTTTATGTGGAAGTGCAGCTGgaccctgcagggctgctctgtgatgtcaaggTGGCTCACCATGGAGAAAACCCCGTG agCTGTCCAGAGCTGGTGCAACATCTGAG ggAGAAAAATTTTGATGAGTTTTCAAAGCATCTGAGGGGACTTGTGAACCTGTATAAACTGCCAGGGGACAA cAAACTTAAAACTAAAATGTACTTGGCTCTGCAGTCCTTGGAGTTGGATCTCCAAAAGATGGCTGGGATGTATTG GCAAGCCACCAATGCAAACCCCCTGGACAAAATCCTTCATGGCAGTGTTGGCTATCTCACCCCCAGGAGTGGAG GTCTCCTGATGAACCTCAAATATTACGTCTCCCCCTATGATTTATTTGAGGATGGCACTGGAGCCCCCGTGGTTTTGCACGAGAACAGTG TTCCTCGCTCGCTGGGTATGAACGTGTCGGTGACAGTCGAGGGAACCATGGCCATGCACAAACTTCCAATTGCTCCACTGATCATGGGCTCCCATCCTGTGGACAGCAAAGG AACTCCGTCTTTCTCCTCGATCACCAGTGCCAACAGCGTGGATTTGCCTGCTTGTTTCTTCCTGAAATTCCCACGTCCCATTCCAGTGTCTCGAGCTTTCATCcagaagctgcagagctgcacag GTATCCCCCTGTTTGACACAGCACCCACGTTTGTGCCCCTCTATGAGCTGATCACGCAGTTTGAGCTGTCCAAGGAGGCCGATCCCCTGCCCCTGAACCACAACATGCGCTTCTACGCC GCTCTTCCAGGACAGCAGCACTGTTACTTCCTGAACAAAGACGCTCCTCTCCCGGACGGACGAAGCCTCCAGGGAACTCTGATCAGCAAAATTGCTTTCCAGCACCCGGGCAGGGTGCCCCTCATCCTCAACCTGATCCGGCACCAGGTGGCCTACAACACCCTCATCGGCAGCTGTGTCAAGAGGACAGTCCTGAAGGAAG ATTCTCCGGGCATCCTGCAGTTTGAAGTTTGTCCTCTCTCCGACTCGTGTTTCAGTGTGTCCTTCCAGCACCCTGTGAACGACTCCCTGGTGTGTG TGGTGATGGACGTGCAGGACTCCAGCCACGTGAACTGTAAGCTCTACAAAGGGCTGTCTGATGCCCTCATCTGTACAGATGATTTCATTGCCAAGGTTGTTCAAAG GTGCATGTCCATCCCTGTCACCATGAGAGCCATCCGTAGGAAAGCAGAAACCATCCAAGCTGACACGCCGGCCCTGTCCCTCATTGCAGAGACAGTTGAGGACATGGTGAAGAAaaacctgcccccagccagcagccccgGGTATGGCATGACCACGGGCAGCAACCCAATGAGTGGGACCACCACCCCAACCAACACTTTTCCTGGGGGGCCCATCACTACTTTGTTTAACATGAGCATAAGCATGAAAGAGAGGCATGACTCGGTGGGCCATGGGGAGGACTTCAGCAAAGTGTCTCAGAACCCAATTCTCACTAGTTTGTTGCAGATCACAGGCAATGTGGGGTCTACCATTGGCTCAAGTCCAACCCCACCCCACCACACGCCACCACCGGTATCCTCACCAGCCAGCAACACCAAGAACCACCCCATGCTCATGAACCTTCTTAAGGAGAATCCCCCTCAGGATTTCTCCACTCTCTATGGGAGCAGCCCTCTGGAAAGGCAGAATTCCTCCTCTGGCTCCCCCAGGATGGAAATGGGCCCTGGGGGgaataaacaaaagaaaaaaaaatcccgcATGCCGGCCGACAAGCCCAAGCACCAGACTGAGGACGATTTCCAGAGGGAGCTCTTTTCCATGGACGTTGACTCCCAGAACCCCATTTTTGATGTCAACATGACTGCAGACACCCTGGACACCCCTCATATTACTCCAGCACCCAGCCAGTGCAGCACTCCTCCTGCCACCTACCCCCAGGCGCTGCCCCACGCCCAGCCCAGCATCCAGAGGATGGTTCGCCTGTCCAGCTCGGACAGCATCGGGCCCGACGTCACCGACATCCTCTCGGATATCGCAGAGGAGGCTTCCAAGCTGCCCACCAGTACCGAGGACTGCCCGCCCATTGGGACTCCAGTCAGAGACTCCTCCAGTTCAGGACATTCACAAAGTGCCCTCTTTGACCCCGATGTTTTTCAGACCAACAGCAGTGAGAACCCCTACACAGACCCCGCGGACCTGATCGCCGACGCCGCTGTGAGCCCCAACAGCGACTCCTCCAACCATTTTTTTCCGGACGGGGTAGATTTCAACCCTGACTTGCTGAACAGTCAGAGCCAGAgtggttttggggaggaatACTTTGATGAGAGCAGTCAGAGCGGAGACACTGATGATTTCAAGGGCTATGGCCCCCAGGCTCTAACTAATTTAGGGGTGCAAGTCTTGGGGGCTGACGGgggggaaaataaatttaaggGGAGTGCTCCATCCGATACGGTGGATTTTAGTATTATTGCAGCTGCCAGCAAAGCACTGGGGTCCTCTGACATCATGGAGCACCACAGTGGAGGTCAGAGCCCTTTGCTGAACACGGGGGATTTAGGAAAAGAGAAGTCTCAGAAACGGGTAAAGGAAGGCAATGGCTCTGGAAGTGCCATGGCAGGTGCCGGGATAGATGGGAAGCCAGGGAAGCGCAGCCGGACGCCGTCCAGCGATggcaaaagcaaagagaaactTCCGAAGCGGAAGAAGCAGGAGACGGATGGGAAATCTCCGTCCCACAGTTCATCCAACAGGCCCTTCACGCCGCCAGCGAGCACAGGTGGGTCCAAATCTCCGGGGAGTTCGGGCAGATCCCAGACTCCTCCCGGGGTAGCCACTCCTCCTATTCCAAAAATAACCATTCAGATCCCAAAAGGAACAGTGACTGTTGGCAAACCGTCTTCACACGGCCAGTACACGAGTAGTGGCTCCGtcacctcctccagcagcaaaaGCCATCATAGccattcttcctcctcctcctcttcttcctcctcttcaaCCTCAggcaaaattaaaagcaaatcaGAAGGGTCTTCTGGCTCAAagatgagcagcagcctgtACTCCAGCCAAGGCGGCTCCGGGTCGGGTCAGTCCAAGGGCTCGGCCCAGTCGGTGGGAAAGCCGGGGTCCTCCCCCATCACCAAGCACGGCCTCAGCACCGGCTCTGGCAGCACCAAGATGAAACCTCAAGGAAAGCCATCGTCCCTCATGAACCCTTCCATGAGCAAACCAAACATCTCCCCGTCCCACTCGAGACCCTCGGGGGGTTCTGACAAACTCGCCTCTCCCATGAAACCCGTCCCGGGTACTCCCCCGTCGTCTAAAGCGAAGTCGCCCATCGGTTCAGGCTCTGGTGGGTCCCACATGTCTGGGGCTGGATCGAGCTCGAGCATGAAATCGTCTTCAGGAATGGGATCCTCCGGGTCTATGTCACAGAAACCGCCTCCCTCGTCCAATTCCTCCACGGCGTCTTCATCTTCCTTTTCGTCCAGCGGGTCTTCCATGTCTTCATCCCAGAACCAGCATGGAAGCTCCAAAGGCAAGTCCCCGAGCAGAAACAAGAAGCCATCGCTGACGGCGGTCATAGACAAGCTGAAGCACGGGGTGGTCACGAGCGGGCCCGGCGGAGACGACCccatggatggacagatgggGCCCAGTTCCAATTCCTCAAGCCATACGATGTCCTCCAAACACAACATGTCTGGAGGGGAGTTCCAGGGAAAGCGGGAGAAGAGCGACAAGGAGAAATCGAAGGTCTCCGTGTCTGGAGGATCCGTCGACTCTTCCAAGAAGAACTCGGATTCCAAAAACGTCGGAAGCACTGGAGTGGCCAAAATTATCATCAGCAAACATGATGGTGGTTCCCCTAGCATTAAAGCCAAAGTAACTCTGCAAAAACCCGGGGAAGGAGGCGGGGACGGCCTGAGGCCTCAGATGGCTTCTTCCAAAAGCTACGGCTCGCCCCTGATCAGCGGCTCCACGCCCAAACACGAGCGCTGCTCCCCCAGCCACAGCAAATCCCCAGCCTACACCCCCCAGAACATCGACAGCGAGAGCGAGTCGGGCTCTTCCATCGCCGAGAAATCCTAccagaacagccccagctccgaCGACGGCATCCGGCCCCTGCCCGAGTACAGCGCCGAGAAGCACAAGAAGCAcaaaaaggagaagaagaaagtgAAAGACAAAGACCGGGACAGAGAGAGGGAGCGGgataaggacagggacaagAAGAAATCCCACGGCGTGAAGCCCGAGAGCTGGTCCAAGTCTCCGATCTCGGCGGATCAGTCTCTGTCCATGGCGAGCAACGCCATCCTCTCGGCCGAGCGGCCGTCCCGCGCCAGCCCCGAGTTCCTGATCGGGGAGGAAGATGATGATCTCATGGATGTTGCTTTAATTGGCAATTAA
- the MED1 gene encoding mediator of RNA polymerase II transcription subunit 1 isoform X2: protein MGFWTTQCWLRRGLDQVSCRGPFPPAASCVDAAERCKVPENKSRSSWGWKGPLEMIQFNPSAKAGSAGAGDTEAEKLNKMSSLLERLHAKYSQNRPWTETIKLVRQVMEKRVVLNSGGHQHLVSCLETLQKALKVSSLPAMTDRLESIARQSGLGSHLSANGTECYITSDMFYVEVQLDPAGLLCDVKVAHHGENPVSCPELVQHLREKNFDEFSKHLRGLVNLYKLPGDNKLKTKMYLALQSLELDLQKMAGMYWQATNANPLDKILHGSVGYLTPRSGGLLMNLKYYVSPYDLFEDGTGAPVVLHENSVPRSLGMNVSVTVEGTMAMHKLPIAPLIMGSHPVDSKGTPSFSSITSANSVDLPACFFLKFPRPIPVSRAFIQKLQSCTGIPLFDTAPTFVPLYELITQFELSKEADPLPLNHNMRFYAALPGQQHCYFLNKDAPLPDGRSLQGTLISKIAFQHPGRVPLILNLIRHQVAYNTLIGSCVKRTVLKEDSPGILQFEVCPLSDSCFSVSFQHPVNDSLVCVVMDVQDSSHVNCKLYKGLSDALICTDDFIAKVVQRCMSIPVTMRAIRRKAETIQADTPALSLIAETVEDMVKKNLPPASSPGYGMTTGSNPMSGTTTPTNTFPGGPITTLFNMSISMKERHDSVGHGEDFSKVSQNPILTSLLQITGNVGSTIGSSPTPPHHTPPPVSSPASNTKNHPMLMNLLKENPPQDFSTLYGSSPLERQNSSSGSPRMEMGPGGNKQKKKKSRMPADKPKHQTEDDFQRELFSMDVDSQNPIFDVNMTADTLDTPHITPAPSQCSTPPATYPQALPHAQPSIQRMVRLSSSDSIGPDVTDILSDIAEEASKLPTSTEDCPPIGTPVRDSSSSGHSQSALFDPDVFQTNSSENPYTDPADLIADAAVSPNSDSSNHFFPDGVDFNPDLLNSQSQSGFGEEYFDESSQSGDTDDFKGYGPQALTNLGVQVLGADGGENKFKGSAPSDTVDFSIIAAASKALGSSDIMEHHSGGQSPLLNTGDLGKEKSQKRVKEGNGSGSAMAGAGIDGKPGKRSRTPSSDGKSKEKLPKRKKQETDGKSPSHSSSNRPFTPPASTGGSKSPGSSGRSQTPPGVATPPIPKITIQIPKGTVTVGKPSSHGQYTSSGSVTSSSSKSHHSHSSSSSSSSSSSTSGKIKSKSEGSSGSKMSSSLYSSQGGSGSGQSKGSAQSVGKPGSSPITKHGLSTGSGSTKMKPQGKPSSLMNPSMSKPNISPSHSRPSGGSDKLASPMKPVPGTPPSSKAKSPIGSGSGGSHMSGAGSSSSMKSSSGMGSSGSMSQKPPPSSNSSTASSSSFSSSGSSMSSSQNQHGSSKGKSPSRNKKPSLTAVIDKLKHGVVTSGPGGDDPMDGQMGPSSNSSSHTMSSKHNMSGGEFQGKREKSDKEKSKVSVSGGSVDSSKKNSDSKNVGSTGVAKIIISKHDGGSPSIKAKVTLQKPGEGGGDGLRPQMASSKSYGSPLISGSTPKHERCSPSHSKSPAYTPQNIDSESESGSSIAEKSYQNSPSSDDGIRPLPEYSAEKHKKHKKEKKKVKDKDRDRERERDKDRDKKKSHGVKPESWSKSPISADQSLSMASNAILSAERPSRASPEFLIGEEDDDLMDVALIGN, encoded by the exons ATGGGATTCTGGACAACTCAGTGTTGGTTGAGGAGGGGCTTGGACCAGGTGAGCTGCaggggtcccttcccacctgcAGCATCCTGTGTTGATGCAGCTGAGAGGTGTAAAGTGCCTGAAAACAAATCCCGGAGTagctggggttggaagggacccctgGAGATGATCCAGTTCAACCcctctgccaaggcagggtcagctggagcaggggacaCAG AGGCAGAGAAGCTGAACAAGATGAGCTCCCTCCTGGAGAGGCTCCACGCCAAGTACAGCCAGAACCGGCCCTGGACAGAAACCATCAAGTTGGTCAGACAGGTCATG GAAAAGCGTGTGGTGCTGAACTCGGGGGGACACCAGCACCTGGTGAGCTGCTTGGAGACACTGCAGAAGGCCCTGAAAG TGTCGTCTCTGCCTGCCATGACCGATCGCTTGGAGTCCATCGCCAGGCAGAGCGG CCTGGGGTCCCACCTGAGTGCGAACGGCACCGAGTGCTACATCACCTCAGACATGTTTTATGTGGAAGTGCAGCTGgaccctgcagggctgctctgtgatgtcaaggTGGCTCACCATGGAGAAAACCCCGTG agCTGTCCAGAGCTGGTGCAACATCTGAG ggAGAAAAATTTTGATGAGTTTTCAAAGCATCTGAGGGGACTTGTGAACCTGTATAAACTGCCAGGGGACAA cAAACTTAAAACTAAAATGTACTTGGCTCTGCAGTCCTTGGAGTTGGATCTCCAAAAGATGGCTGGGATGTATTG GCAAGCCACCAATGCAAACCCCCTGGACAAAATCCTTCATGGCAGTGTTGGCTATCTCACCCCCAGGAGTGGAG GTCTCCTGATGAACCTCAAATATTACGTCTCCCCCTATGATTTATTTGAGGATGGCACTGGAGCCCCCGTGGTTTTGCACGAGAACAGTG TTCCTCGCTCGCTGGGTATGAACGTGTCGGTGACAGTCGAGGGAACCATGGCCATGCACAAACTTCCAATTGCTCCACTGATCATGGGCTCCCATCCTGTGGACAGCAAAGG AACTCCGTCTTTCTCCTCGATCACCAGTGCCAACAGCGTGGATTTGCCTGCTTGTTTCTTCCTGAAATTCCCACGTCCCATTCCAGTGTCTCGAGCTTTCATCcagaagctgcagagctgcacag GTATCCCCCTGTTTGACACAGCACCCACGTTTGTGCCCCTCTATGAGCTGATCACGCAGTTTGAGCTGTCCAAGGAGGCCGATCCCCTGCCCCTGAACCACAACATGCGCTTCTACGCC GCTCTTCCAGGACAGCAGCACTGTTACTTCCTGAACAAAGACGCTCCTCTCCCGGACGGACGAAGCCTCCAGGGAACTCTGATCAGCAAAATTGCTTTCCAGCACCCGGGCAGGGTGCCCCTCATCCTCAACCTGATCCGGCACCAGGTGGCCTACAACACCCTCATCGGCAGCTGTGTCAAGAGGACAGTCCTGAAGGAAG ATTCTCCGGGCATCCTGCAGTTTGAAGTTTGTCCTCTCTCCGACTCGTGTTTCAGTGTGTCCTTCCAGCACCCTGTGAACGACTCCCTGGTGTGTG TGGTGATGGACGTGCAGGACTCCAGCCACGTGAACTGTAAGCTCTACAAAGGGCTGTCTGATGCCCTCATCTGTACAGATGATTTCATTGCCAAGGTTGTTCAAAG GTGCATGTCCATCCCTGTCACCATGAGAGCCATCCGTAGGAAAGCAGAAACCATCCAAGCTGACACGCCGGCCCTGTCCCTCATTGCAGAGACAGTTGAGGACATGGTGAAGAAaaacctgcccccagccagcagccccgGGTATGGCATGACCACGGGCAGCAACCCAATGAGTGGGACCACCACCCCAACCAACACTTTTCCTGGGGGGCCCATCACTACTTTGTTTAACATGAGCATAAGCATGAAAGAGAGGCATGACTCGGTGGGCCATGGGGAGGACTTCAGCAAAGTGTCTCAGAACCCAATTCTCACTAGTTTGTTGCAGATCACAGGCAATGTGGGGTCTACCATTGGCTCAAGTCCAACCCCACCCCACCACACGCCACCACCGGTATCCTCACCAGCCAGCAACACCAAGAACCACCCCATGCTCATGAACCTTCTTAAGGAGAATCCCCCTCAGGATTTCTCCACTCTCTATGGGAGCAGCCCTCTGGAAAGGCAGAATTCCTCCTCTGGCTCCCCCAGGATGGAAATGGGCCCTGGGGGgaataaacaaaagaaaaaaaaatcccgcATGCCGGCCGACAAGCCCAAGCACCAGACTGAGGACGATTTCCAGAGGGAGCTCTTTTCCATGGACGTTGACTCCCAGAACCCCATTTTTGATGTCAACATGACTGCAGACACCCTGGACACCCCTCATATTACTCCAGCACCCAGCCAGTGCAGCACTCCTCCTGCCACCTACCCCCAGGCGCTGCCCCACGCCCAGCCCAGCATCCAGAGGATGGTTCGCCTGTCCAGCTCGGACAGCATCGGGCCCGACGTCACCGACATCCTCTCGGATATCGCAGAGGAGGCTTCCAAGCTGCCCACCAGTACCGAGGACTGCCCGCCCATTGGGACTCCAGTCAGAGACTCCTCCAGTTCAGGACATTCACAAAGTGCCCTCTTTGACCCCGATGTTTTTCAGACCAACAGCAGTGAGAACCCCTACACAGACCCCGCGGACCTGATCGCCGACGCCGCTGTGAGCCCCAACAGCGACTCCTCCAACCATTTTTTTCCGGACGGGGTAGATTTCAACCCTGACTTGCTGAACAGTCAGAGCCAGAgtggttttggggaggaatACTTTGATGAGAGCAGTCAGAGCGGAGACACTGATGATTTCAAGGGCTATGGCCCCCAGGCTCTAACTAATTTAGGGGTGCAAGTCTTGGGGGCTGACGGgggggaaaataaatttaaggGGAGTGCTCCATCCGATACGGTGGATTTTAGTATTATTGCAGCTGCCAGCAAAGCACTGGGGTCCTCTGACATCATGGAGCACCACAGTGGAGGTCAGAGCCCTTTGCTGAACACGGGGGATTTAGGAAAAGAGAAGTCTCAGAAACGGGTAAAGGAAGGCAATGGCTCTGGAAGTGCCATGGCAGGTGCCGGGATAGATGGGAAGCCAGGGAAGCGCAGCCGGACGCCGTCCAGCGATggcaaaagcaaagagaaactTCCGAAGCGGAAGAAGCAGGAGACGGATGGGAAATCTCCGTCCCACAGTTCATCCAACAGGCCCTTCACGCCGCCAGCGAGCACAGGTGGGTCCAAATCTCCGGGGAGTTCGGGCAGATCCCAGACTCCTCCCGGGGTAGCCACTCCTCCTATTCCAAAAATAACCATTCAGATCCCAAAAGGAACAGTGACTGTTGGCAAACCGTCTTCACACGGCCAGTACACGAGTAGTGGCTCCGtcacctcctccagcagcaaaaGCCATCATAGccattcttcctcctcctcctcttcttcctcctcttcaaCCTCAggcaaaattaaaagcaaatcaGAAGGGTCTTCTGGCTCAAagatgagcagcagcctgtACTCCAGCCAAGGCGGCTCCGGGTCGGGTCAGTCCAAGGGCTCGGCCCAGTCGGTGGGAAAGCCGGGGTCCTCCCCCATCACCAAGCACGGCCTCAGCACCGGCTCTGGCAGCACCAAGATGAAACCTCAAGGAAAGCCATCGTCCCTCATGAACCCTTCCATGAGCAAACCAAACATCTCCCCGTCCCACTCGAGACCCTCGGGGGGTTCTGACAAACTCGCCTCTCCCATGAAACCCGTCCCGGGTACTCCCCCGTCGTCTAAAGCGAAGTCGCCCATCGGTTCAGGCTCTGGTGGGTCCCACATGTCTGGGGCTGGATCGAGCTCGAGCATGAAATCGTCTTCAGGAATGGGATCCTCCGGGTCTATGTCACAGAAACCGCCTCCCTCGTCCAATTCCTCCACGGCGTCTTCATCTTCCTTTTCGTCCAGCGGGTCTTCCATGTCTTCATCCCAGAACCAGCATGGAAGCTCCAAAGGCAAGTCCCCGAGCAGAAACAAGAAGCCATCGCTGACGGCGGTCATAGACAAGCTGAAGCACGGGGTGGTCACGAGCGGGCCCGGCGGAGACGACCccatggatggacagatgggGCCCAGTTCCAATTCCTCAAGCCATACGATGTCCTCCAAACACAACATGTCTGGAGGGGAGTTCCAGGGAAAGCGGGAGAAGAGCGACAAGGAGAAATCGAAGGTCTCCGTGTCTGGAGGATCCGTCGACTCTTCCAAGAAGAACTCGGATTCCAAAAACGTCGGAAGCACTGGAGTGGCCAAAATTATCATCAGCAAACATGATGGTGGTTCCCCTAGCATTAAAGCCAAAGTAACTCTGCAAAAACCCGGGGAAGGAGGCGGGGACGGCCTGAGGCCTCAGATGGCTTCTTCCAAAAGCTACGGCTCGCCCCTGATCAGCGGCTCCACGCCCAAACACGAGCGCTGCTCCCCCAGCCACAGCAAATCCCCAGCCTACACCCCCCAGAACATCGACAGCGAGAGCGAGTCGGGCTCTTCCATCGCCGAGAAATCCTAccagaacagccccagctccgaCGACGGCATCCGGCCCCTGCCCGAGTACAGCGCCGAGAAGCACAAGAAGCAcaaaaaggagaagaagaaagtgAAAGACAAAGACCGGGACAGAGAGAGGGAGCGGgataaggacagggacaagAAGAAATCCCACGGCGTGAAGCCCGAGAGCTGGTCCAAGTCTCCGATCTCGGCGGATCAGTCTCTGTCCATGGCGAGCAACGCCATCCTCTCGGCCGAGCGGCCGTCCCGCGCCAGCCCCGAGTTCCTGATCGGGGAGGAAGATGATGATCTCATGGATGTTGCTTTAATTGGCAATTAA